The following are encoded together in the Deltaproteobacteria bacterium genome:
- a CDS encoding M48 family metalloprotease, translated as MKWKRFRSVLLLLLLQHHFLVVPRVQADPSEADIGRKFSLVARTQFPLVRDYVVQRYLKNIGQRIVARLEQAEFPYEFSVVQDDSLNAFSVPGGYLYFNSGLILRVSSDDELAGVLGHEIAHVQGHHMVRQQQDTKLLSYVGLASMILALINPVLAAGASSLAGAAQMKYLRQLEEEADSRGLQYMRQAGFDPHGMPQFFKKMTEEDRLNPTDVPPYMRSHPMSQERLNYVENLLNTMHWNQTAPSDDFALKRVQAILRALNSPKARLLSEFQQQVADAPNDIKALALLGVVQLRFNDLAPAQQTLEQAAANGLRLDDELGMLYLRLGQKDKARQAFARLSETDPQHADAHNQLCKIFYEEGDLARALQECRTAQTLDPQLDESYLTLAQIAQQQGKSAESRILLAQAMELQGRPEAALAQYGQALSLLSPDDLKVAELEKKREELQTLVNELGQYRR; from the coding sequence AAACGTTTCCGCAGTGTCCTCCTGCTCTTGCTTCTCCAGCATCACTTCCTCGTCGTTCCTCGCGTACAAGCAGACCCGAGCGAAGCCGATATCGGTCGCAAATTTTCCCTCGTTGCCCGTACCCAATTTCCGCTGGTGCGCGATTATGTCGTCCAGCGCTACCTGAAGAATATCGGCCAACGCATCGTCGCGCGGCTAGAGCAAGCGGAATTTCCTTACGAATTTTCCGTCGTGCAAGACGACAGTTTGAATGCCTTTTCCGTACCAGGGGGGTATCTCTACTTCAATTCCGGTCTGATTTTACGCGTCAGTTCGGACGACGAACTGGCCGGAGTGCTCGGGCACGAGATCGCCCATGTCCAGGGCCACCACATGGTACGGCAACAACAAGACACTAAACTGCTCTCCTATGTCGGCTTGGCGTCTATGATCCTCGCCCTGATCAATCCCGTGTTGGCGGCTGGAGCTTCGTCGCTTGCGGGCGCAGCGCAAATGAAATACTTGCGGCAGCTTGAAGAAGAGGCGGATTCCCGCGGGCTACAGTACATGCGGCAGGCGGGGTTCGATCCACACGGCATGCCCCAATTTTTCAAAAAAATGACCGAGGAGGACCGACTCAATCCCACGGATGTCCCTCCGTACATGCGTTCGCACCCCATGTCGCAGGAACGCTTGAATTATGTGGAGAATCTCTTGAATACGATGCACTGGAATCAGACAGCGCCCAGCGACGATTTCGCGTTGAAACGGGTCCAAGCCATCTTACGTGCCCTCAATTCGCCAAAAGCGCGGCTGCTCTCGGAGTTTCAACAGCAAGTCGCCGACGCTCCCAACGACATCAAGGCGCTTGCTCTTCTGGGTGTCGTGCAGTTGCGTTTCAATGACCTCGCGCCTGCTCAGCAAACGCTCGAACAAGCCGCCGCCAACGGGCTTCGTCTCGACGATGAACTCGGCATGCTCTACCTCCGCCTCGGTCAAAAAGACAAGGCTCGGCAAGCCTTCGCACGCCTGAGTGAAACCGACCCTCAGCATGCCGACGCCCATAATCAGCTGTGCAAAATTTTCTATGAAGAAGGCGACCTCGCCCGTGCCTTGCAAGAGTGCCGCACTGCCCAGACACTCGATCCTCAGCTCGACGAGTCCTACCTAACGCTCGCGCAGATCGCTCAGCAACAAGGAAAAAGTGCAGAGTCTCGCATCCTTCTTGCCCAAGCGATGGAGCTTCAAGGGCGTCCGGAGGCGGCACTTGCTCAGTACGGGCAAGCACTCTCGCTTCTGAGCCCTGACGACCTTAAAGTCGCGGAGCTGGAAAAGAAGAGGGAAGAGCTGCAAACCCTCGTCAATGAACTTGGCCAATACAGAAGATAA
- a CDS encoding DUF59 domain-containing protein, translated as MPSLLRRLSALWKKPQTETPVRIPPSLLERPAASSRSSLAKPDHAHAFGHVQFVNDELVYTVLRTCHDPEIPLNIVDLGLIYGVRVEDDRVEVTMTLTTQGCGMGGHISRDAEEKILALPGIREAKVEIVWDPPWTPERISPDGRKTLGLPD; from the coding sequence ATGCCATCATTGTTGCGCCGTCTGAGCGCGCTATGGAAAAAACCTCAAACCGAGACGCCGGTGCGTATCCCGCCTTCGCTGCTTGAACGTCCGGCAGCTTCGTCTCGTTCCAGTCTCGCTAAACCCGACCATGCTCACGCCTTCGGACACGTGCAGTTCGTCAATGACGAATTGGTCTACACCGTGCTCCGCACCTGTCACGATCCAGAAATTCCCCTGAATATCGTCGATCTGGGGCTCATTTATGGGGTGCGGGTCGAGGATGATCGCGTCGAGGTCACAATGACGCTGACCACACAAGGTTGCGGCATGGGCGGACATATTTCGCGCGATGCCGAAGAGAAGATTCTGGCGTTACCCGGCATCCGCGAGGCCAAAGTCGAGATTGTCTGGGACCCACCATGGACACCGGAGAGAATCAGCCCGGACGGGCGTAAAACCTTAGGCTTGCCAGACTAA